A window of the Coprobacter fastidiosus genome harbors these coding sequences:
- a CDS encoding RagB/SusD family nutrient uptake outer membrane protein — translation MKYKYYILVACLSAFLSSCSDFLDTEPDDFLSLTYYETEDQLEYALAGVYDILGNTAFYGQQYICRMGNEADEGYFNREEVMEGPQVYNFSTSDNIVQGLWKILYDGINRANLVLASLEQKPAVDPLLADRIKGETLFLRAYYYFILVEHWGDVPLILSPAVDLKNKEVGRTPSEKVYEQIIGDMDLAEDLVQSATEAGFGGRVTKSAVRGILARVCLRMAGNPLNDESRYAEARSWAKKVIDDTESGHRLHPDYSQVFINYAQDKYDIKESIWEVEFWGNAQNSYRETGRVGAWLGLRSESEEIGLAYGHISATAYLYRLYDTGDLRRDWAIAPYTYGKDGSHIPRPEAIGFDAWKRYCGKWRREYETVYPRANNATSQNFPLLRYSDVLLMFAEADNAVNHGPTQEAYNAINLVRRRAFRLLDVNGKTDLTQPESCDLSGLNETSFQEEIMNERSRELCFEALRKQDLIRWGKLVENMKNIENLIDMEYSGQFFVLAFRNVSQRHLLFPIPAREMILNKKLTQNPQW, via the coding sequence ATGAAATATAAATATTATATTCTTGTAGCCTGTCTTTCGGCTTTTTTATCATCATGTTCAGATTTTTTGGATACAGAGCCGGATGATTTTTTGTCGTTGACTTATTACGAAACGGAGGATCAGTTGGAATATGCATTAGCCGGTGTTTATGATATTTTGGGAAATACGGCTTTCTATGGTCAGCAGTATATCTGTCGTATGGGAAATGAGGCTGATGAAGGTTATTTTAACCGGGAAGAGGTAATGGAAGGTCCTCAAGTATATAATTTTTCTACTTCCGATAATATAGTACAAGGACTGTGGAAAATTTTGTATGATGGAATTAATCGAGCCAATCTTGTATTAGCGAGCCTTGAACAGAAACCTGCTGTCGATCCTTTATTGGCAGACCGGATAAAGGGCGAAACTCTTTTTTTGAGAGCATATTATTATTTTATTTTAGTAGAACATTGGGGCGATGTTCCTTTGATATTGTCTCCTGCTGTTGATCTCAAAAATAAAGAAGTCGGGAGAACTCCTTCGGAAAAGGTATATGAACAGATTATCGGAGATATGGATTTGGCTGAAGATTTGGTTCAGTCGGCTACGGAAGCAGGATTCGGCGGTCGGGTCACGAAATCTGCGGTACGAGGTATTTTAGCTCGGGTTTGTCTGCGTATGGCCGGTAATCCGTTAAATGATGAAAGTCGTTATGCCGAAGCTCGTTCGTGGGCAAAAAAAGTAATAGACGATACAGAATCAGGTCATCGTTTACATCCGGATTATAGTCAGGTATTCATCAATTATGCACAGGATAAATATGACATAAAAGAGAGTATTTGGGAAGTGGAGTTTTGGGGTAATGCCCAAAATTCTTATCGTGAGACGGGGCGTGTCGGAGCTTGGCTGGGTTTGCGTAGTGAGAGCGAGGAAATAGGGTTGGCCTATGGGCATATAAGTGCTACAGCATATCTTTACCGTTTATATGATACGGGTGATTTGCGAAGAGATTGGGCAATCGCACCTTATACATACGGTAAGGACGGCTCTCATATTCCGCGTCCGGAAGCCATAGGTTTTGATGCATGGAAACGTTATTGCGGTAAATGGCGTCGGGAATATGAGACTGTTTATCCGAGAGCGAATAATGCTACTTCACAAAACTTTCCGTTGTTGCGTTATTCCGATGTCTTATTAATGTTTGCTGAAGCTGATAATGCTGTAAATCATGGCCCTACTCAGGAGGCTTATAATGCTATAAATCTTGTGCGTCGCAGGGCTTTCAGGTTATTGGATGTAAACGGTAAAACCGATCTGACACAACCGGAATCCTGTGATTTATCAGGACTCAATGAGACATCTTTCCAAGAGGAAATTATGAATGAACGTTCTCGGGAGCTATGTTTTGAGGCATTGCGAAAACAAGATCTTATCCGATGGGGTAAGCTTGTCGAAAATATGAAAAATATAGAAAATTTGATCGATATGGAATATAGCGGGCAATTTTTTGTATTAGCTTTCCGGAATGTATCACAAAGGCATCTTTTGTTCCCTATTCCGGCACGAGAAATGATTTTAAATAAAAAGTTGACTCAAAATCCTCAATGGTAA
- a CDS encoding glycoside hydrolase family 88 protein — protein MQILVLKKICVLIASLLLFANNTIAQKNSMSKVIDEAFKNASSQYAGLINEMSSTPGLLPHSILPDGSLHRVSPSSWVSGFFPGSLWYIYEYTGNVTVRKNAEKFTTYLKTQKNNNKTHDIGFMLYCSYGNKWRLCGKDKETEDVLLAGAKALSSRFNVQVGCTQSWDTGKCGWSFPVIIDNMMNLELLMWAYKTSGDPVFKNIAVRHADTTLKNHFRKDNSSYHVVSYNPKTGAVEKKETHQGYSNESAWARGQAWGLYGYTMMYRETGNKSYLEMARKIASFIIRHKNLPKDKIPYWDFDAPNIPHAYRDVSAGAIICSALIELSDYVKADEADEYLAVAETQLRALASPAYTAKPGTNKFFILKHSVGYLPGNREIDVPLSYADYYYLEAMLRFKDRVLKK, from the coding sequence ATGCAAATACTTGTTTTGAAAAAAATATGTGTTTTGATAGCTTCTTTGTTACTATTTGCGAATAATACAATTGCTCAAAAAAACAGTATGAGCAAAGTTATTGATGAAGCTTTCAAAAACGCAAGTTCTCAATATGCAGGATTAATAAACGAGATGTCTTCTACTCCGGGCCTTTTACCTCATTCTATTTTGCCGGACGGATCTTTACATCGGGTATCTCCGTCTTCTTGGGTGAGCGGTTTTTTCCCGGGATCTCTTTGGTATATTTATGAGTATACGGGAAACGTTACTGTTCGTAAAAATGCTGAGAAATTTACAACTTATCTGAAGACACAAAAAAATAATAATAAAACGCATGATATCGGTTTTATGCTTTATTGCAGCTATGGCAATAAATGGCGGTTATGCGGAAAGGATAAAGAAACAGAAGATGTCCTGTTGGCTGGAGCAAAGGCGTTAAGCTCTCGTTTTAATGTTCAAGTGGGTTGTACGCAATCTTGGGATACCGGTAAATGCGGTTGGAGTTTTCCGGTTATTATCGATAATATGATGAATTTGGAGTTATTGATGTGGGCATATAAAACAAGTGGTGATCCGGTATTTAAGAATATTGCCGTCAGGCATGCCGATACGACCTTAAAAAACCATTTTAGAAAAGATAACAGTTCATATCATGTTGTCTCTTATAATCCTAAAACCGGAGCAGTAGAGAAAAAAGAGACGCATCAGGGATATAGTAACGAAAGTGCATGGGCGAGGGGACAAGCCTGGGGGCTATACGGCTATACGATGATGTATAGGGAGACCGGAAATAAGTCTTATCTCGAAATGGCCCGCAAGATCGCATCTTTTATCATTCGTCATAAAAATTTGCCTAAAGATAAAATTCCTTATTGGGACTTTGATGCACCTAATATTCCTCATGCATATCGAGATGTTTCGGCAGGTGCTATAATATGTTCGGCCCTAATAGAATTGAGTGATTATGTAAAGGCAGATGAAGCTGATGAATATCTTGCTGTTGCCGAGACGCAATTGCGCGCTTTGGCTTCTCCGGCTTATACAGCCAAGCCGGGAACAAACAAATTCTTTATTCTGAAACATTCTGTCGGTTATTTGCCCGGGAATAGGGAAATAGATGTCCCTTTGAGCTATGCCGATTATTACTATCTCGAAGCTATGCTTCGTTTCAAAGATAGAGTATTAAAGAAATAA
- a CDS encoding DUF5017 domain-containing protein: MEKISINLKEIFRASVYIGSLFWGLIGVTACDPQMELSGDVEDFKVTLLTPKIKAGEQAVFEFTGDPDIISVFTGEVYSEYSCREHRILESGDYNLSFSTATKYGVQENHFSILISSDFNGNYSDISHVKAATWTDITDRFTIATGNTNGTYVNSGTLKMNEFMEEGKPVYIGLRYVNQATAIAGACRTWYVRDFQLSTETNLFGEQVIADMSSAGFSLVDAGIGGACRSTILSVITLLGPAGTSSQEASENWMITKPLVRQSQIDLGPDRPTPLKGMTEQRLSEYKYIYKEPGKYRVTFVATNANVDRSQTVVREVEIEVEP, from the coding sequence ATGGAAAAAATAAGTATAAATCTAAAAGAGATATTTAGAGCCTCTGTATATATCGGTTCATTGTTTTGGGGGCTGATTGGGGTAACTGCTTGTGATCCTCAGATGGAATTGAGCGGTGATGTAGAAGATTTTAAGGTTACATTGCTTACGCCTAAAATAAAGGCCGGCGAACAGGCTGTATTTGAGTTTACCGGAGATCCTGATATTATTTCTGTATTTACCGGTGAAGTATATAGCGAATATTCTTGTCGAGAGCATCGAATATTGGAGAGTGGAGATTATAATCTGTCTTTCAGTACAGCGACTAAGTATGGAGTCCAGGAGAATCATTTTTCGATATTGATTTCATCAGACTTTAACGGAAACTATTCGGATATATCACATGTGAAAGCTGCTACATGGACTGATATAACCGATCGTTTTACGATAGCTACGGGTAATACGAACGGGACTTATGTCAATTCGGGAACTTTAAAGATGAATGAATTTATGGAAGAAGGTAAACCTGTATATATAGGATTACGCTATGTTAATCAGGCTACGGCGATAGCCGGGGCTTGTCGAACATGGTATGTTCGGGATTTCCAGTTATCGACGGAGACTAATTTATTCGGAGAACAAGTTATTGCTGATATGTCATCAGCAGGGTTTTCATTAGTTGATGCCGGAATTGGGGGAGCTTGTCGTTCGACAATTTTATCGGTTATAACATTGCTTGGACCGGCAGGTACTTCATCGCAGGAAGCAAGTGAGAATTGGATGATAACAAAACCTTTAGTTCGCCAATCGCAGATAGATTTAGGTCCGGATCGTCCTACACCGTTGAAAGGCATGACCGAGCAACGTTTGTCGGAGTATAAGTATATTTATAAAGAACCGGGTAAGTATAGAGTGACTTTTGTAGCAACTAATGCCAATGTCGACCGTTCTCAAACTGTTGTGAGAGAAGTAGAAATTGAAGTAGAACCTTAA
- a CDS encoding T9SS type A sorting domain-containing protein, translating to MKNRLLLLSVFLLAGVISKAQNLITNGDFENSDGWIVASQMVRGDAAIVDHSPDLPLEDGGSKTMRLHGNSNILTTAKTYYRRDEIAAAVEKQVYTLTFWAKGKNAEMDIYLALVGKNAAGANKVDLGNGVFTIPADDVWRKYTKVLDYSSGKVMAGTVTDVLEETEWDFTQPFTFRIGIAGPQDMTGKNAYVALDNVSIVAGNASGIKSYSDNCSGEIYGSSSGIVVNGIEGKVSFYTATGSLVKSAYVDGSSSVFDLPQGVYLVQMNGNKVYRVIR from the coding sequence ATGAAAAACAGATTACTGCTTCTTTCGGTTTTTTTATTAGCTGGAGTTATTTCTAAAGCCCAAAATTTAATTACGAATGGAGATTTTGAAAACTCGGATGGCTGGATAGTCGCTTCTCAAATGGTTAGAGGTGATGCCGCAATAGTAGATCATAGTCCTGATTTGCCGTTGGAAGATGGGGGAAGTAAGACTATGAGGCTTCATGGAAATTCAAATATTTTGACTACTGCCAAAACTTATTATAGAAGAGATGAAATAGCTGCTGCAGTAGAGAAACAGGTCTATACACTTACTTTCTGGGCAAAGGGAAAAAATGCAGAAATGGATATTTATCTTGCATTGGTAGGGAAAAATGCTGCAGGTGCGAATAAAGTTGATTTAGGAAATGGCGTGTTTACTATTCCGGCTGATGATGTATGGCGAAAATACACAAAAGTTTTAGATTACTCTTCCGGTAAAGTTATGGCCGGAACTGTAACTGATGTTTTAGAAGAAACGGAATGGGATTTTACTCAGCCTTTTACCTTTCGTATAGGTATTGCCGGTCCGCAAGATATGACGGGTAAAAATGCTTATGTTGCATTGGATAATGTGAGTATTGTTGCAGGAAATGCTTCCGGTATAAAATCTTATAGCGACAATTGTTCTGGTGAAATATATGGTAGTTCTTCGGGAATTGTCGTGAACGGTATTGAGGGGAAAGTCTCTTTTTATACAGCAACAGGAAGTTTGGTAAAATCGGCATATGTTGATGGTTCTTCTTCGGTATTTGATTTGCCACAGGGGGTGTATTTGGTGCAGATGAATGGGAATAAAGTGTATCGAGTTATACGTTAG
- a CDS encoding SusC/RagA family TonB-linked outer membrane protein translates to MKINDYYCIYLLSLLRKWRFVYMFFLVLLSCVSVYAQQNRNISGKVMDEKGEMLPGVSIMLKGTSRGTMSDANGAFSISVSSDTSVLIFSFVGYESQEIPVKKNKQLRVIMTEDVRQLNEVVVMGYGSFSRKDVTGSVAKVDMDELSTIPVSSFSEALEGRVAGVQIQASDGQPGETPGILIRGNNSLTQDNSPLYVVDGFPMEDFDAASISNDDIESLNILKDASATAIYGARAANGVVVITTKKGRKSRPIISFSASLGWQEISKQMEMMSPYEFVRYNLELKPDITERRYLSGCNMTLDDYKNMKGINWQDEIQNDCPLLMTYNLSIRGGNDRTKYSVSGSTYNQNGVIDNSGYDRYTGRVSLDQRINRFFSAGLNAGYTEMTKFGQNLATGDTESNSTTYLLYRTWAYRPVGTGGSLDILDEIVDEDNLSATDVRINPVLSNANESRKTRLKVLTTNAYLEAKPLSGLTIRITGALNKRMQRRETFNNSKTTQGSPLNKLNTRGQWGSVLNDERSVWSNENTVTYNKTFSGAHHLNAVAGFSVQGGRNTTYGSSAILVPNEELGIDGLSEGTPYTVTSDNTHYTMASFFGRVNYSLYSRYLFTFTFRGDGSSRFAPGNRWGYFPSGAFAWNFSEEPFMKRVSFISTGKLRTSYGETGNNRVSDFSYYPSIGLPIASCYSFNNGTPTHGFIPSGISNSELKWERTGQFDIGVDIGFFRDRVQLTVDWYQKITRDLLLLADLPYTMGFESAYENVGKMRNRGLEISLKTVNVKTRNFRWESDFNISFNRNKILSLTGNQRNLYSFVPLNTNFNNSPLYVAQVGQPTGMFFGYVFDGIYQEEDFDQPSPGKYILKDNVPTNGNERSVIQPGDIKYRDLNGDGVVNTYDQTIIGRGQPLHTGGFNNTFTYKGFSLGIFLSWSYGNDVYNANRLFLEGNALVATDINQYKSYENRWTPENRSNKYFRTGGQGPAGYHSSRVLEDGSYLRLQNLTFGYNFPRKWLKRIYLSSLNLSFTARNLVTFTGYSGMDPSVSTRSSILTPSFDYSAYPSAKSFMFSLKTTF, encoded by the coding sequence ATGAAAATAAACGATTATTATTGTATCTATCTACTGTCATTATTACGAAAATGGCGGTTCGTATATATGTTTTTTCTTGTTTTGTTATCCTGTGTTTCTGTTTATGCTCAGCAAAACCGTAATATTTCGGGAAAAGTAATGGATGAGAAAGGGGAAATGCTGCCCGGTGTCAGTATTATGTTAAAGGGAACTTCCCGAGGAACGATGAGTGATGCGAATGGAGCTTTTTCTATTTCTGTGTCTTCTGATACTTCGGTTTTGATATTTTCGTTTGTCGGTTATGAATCTCAAGAAATCCCTGTGAAAAAAAATAAGCAGTTGCGGGTTATTATGACCGAAGATGTGCGTCAGTTGAATGAAGTCGTAGTAATGGGATATGGATCTTTTTCCCGGAAAGATGTGACCGGATCAGTTGCGAAAGTAGACATGGACGAGTTGTCAACCATTCCGGTATCTTCTTTTAGCGAGGCTTTGGAAGGTCGTGTTGCCGGTGTACAGATACAGGCCTCTGACGGGCAACCCGGAGAGACTCCCGGAATATTGATTCGTGGAAATAATTCCTTGACTCAAGATAATTCTCCGTTATATGTCGTAGACGGTTTCCCTATGGAAGATTTTGATGCGGCTTCGATAAGTAATGATGATATAGAATCCTTAAATATTTTGAAAGATGCTTCGGCTACGGCTATTTATGGAGCTCGGGCTGCTAATGGAGTTGTGGTCATAACGACAAAGAAAGGACGGAAAAGTCGCCCGATTATATCGTTCAGTGCATCGTTGGGATGGCAAGAAATCAGCAAACAGATGGAGATGATGTCTCCGTATGAGTTTGTTCGTTATAATCTCGAACTAAAGCCGGATATTACCGAGAGACGCTATTTGTCAGGATGCAATATGACTTTGGACGATTATAAAAATATGAAAGGGATAAATTGGCAAGATGAGATACAGAATGATTGTCCTTTGCTGATGACATATAACTTGAGTATAAGAGGCGGTAATGATCGTACGAAATATTCCGTTTCCGGTTCTACTTATAATCAGAATGGAGTTATTGATAATTCCGGATATGATCGATATACAGGACGAGTTTCTTTGGATCAACGAATAAATCGCTTTTTCTCTGCCGGATTAAATGCCGGATATACTGAAATGACAAAGTTCGGACAAAACCTGGCTACGGGTGATACTGAAAGCAATTCTACGACTTATTTGCTGTATCGTACGTGGGCATATAGGCCGGTAGGAACCGGAGGCAGCTTGGATATATTGGATGAAATTGTGGATGAGGATAACCTGTCGGCAACTGATGTACGGATCAATCCGGTACTCTCAAATGCGAATGAGTCGAGAAAGACCCGGTTAAAGGTCCTTACGACGAACGCTTATTTGGAAGCAAAACCACTTAGCGGATTGACTATTCGGATTACCGGTGCTTTAAATAAACGGATGCAACGGCGAGAGACCTTTAATAATTCGAAAACGACACAAGGAAGTCCTTTGAATAAATTGAATACAAGAGGCCAGTGGGGATCGGTTCTCAATGATGAACGTTCGGTGTGGAGTAATGAGAATACGGTAACTTATAATAAAACATTTTCTGGCGCTCATCATTTGAATGCAGTTGCCGGATTTTCGGTACAAGGAGGAAGGAACACGACTTACGGCTCGTCTGCAATTTTAGTGCCGAACGAAGAATTGGGAATCGATGGTTTAAGTGAGGGAACTCCTTACACGGTAACGTCGGATAATACGCATTATACTATGGCATCTTTTTTCGGACGTGTAAATTATAGTTTGTATTCGAGATATTTATTTACGTTTACATTCCGAGGTGACGGATCTTCTCGATTTGCACCCGGGAATCGGTGGGGATATTTTCCGTCAGGTGCATTTGCCTGGAATTTTTCAGAAGAACCGTTTATGAAAAGAGTCTCTTTTATTTCTACCGGTAAATTGAGAACAAGTTATGGAGAAACGGGCAATAACAGGGTTTCTGATTTTTCTTATTATCCTTCGATAGGATTGCCTATTGCGAGTTGTTACTCTTTCAATAACGGCACTCCAACACATGGCTTTATTCCTTCGGGTATTTCCAACTCCGAATTGAAGTGGGAAAGGACAGGTCAGTTCGATATTGGAGTAGATATCGGATTTTTTAGAGATAGAGTACAACTGACGGTCGATTGGTATCAAAAAATTACCCGGGATTTGTTACTATTGGCAGATCTTCCTTATACAATGGGTTTTGAATCGGCCTATGAAAATGTCGGAAAAATGAGAAACCGAGGATTGGAAATATCTTTGAAAACCGTAAATGTTAAAACTCGGAATTTCCGTTGGGAAAGTGATTTCAACATAAGTTTTAATCGTAATAAAATATTGTCTCTTACCGGAAATCAACGCAATCTGTATTCTTTTGTTCCTTTGAATACGAATTTTAATAATTCTCCGCTGTATGTTGCGCAGGTGGGGCAACCGACGGGAATGTTTTTCGGATATGTGTTTGATGGAATTTATCAAGAAGAAGATTTTGACCAGCCTTCACCGGGGAAATATATTCTTAAAGATAATGTCCCGACCAACGGAAATGAACGGTCGGTGATACAACCGGGTGATATCAAATATCGGGATTTAAACGGCGATGGAGTTGTCAATACTTATGATCAGACAATTATCGGTCGGGGGCAACCGTTGCATACCGGAGGTTTTAATAATACATTTACATATAAAGGCTTTTCATTGGGAATATTCTTAAGTTGGTCTTATGGTAACGATGTTTATAACGCCAATCGTCTTTTTCTCGAAGGGAATGCTCTGGTGGCTACAGATATAAATCAGTATAAAAGTTATGAAAACAGGTGGACTCCGGAAAATAGAAGCAATAAATATTTTCGGACAGGAGGACAAGGTCCTGCAGGGTATCATTCTTCTCGTGTTCTGGAAGATGGTTCTTATCTGCGGTTGCAGAATCTGACTTTCGGGTATAATTTCCCGCGGAAATGGTTGAAGAGGATATATCTCAGTTCTTTAAATTTGAGTTTTACAGCAAGAAACTTAGTGACATTTACGGGATATTCGGGGATGGATCCGTCTGTTTCTACAAGAAGCAGTATTTTGACACCTTCATTCGATTATTCGGCCTATCCTTCGGCTAAATCATTTATGTTCAGTTTGAAAACGACATTTTGA
- a CDS encoding polysaccharide lyase 8 family protein, producing MSMNTMIKKGFCLVFAFCLPLPILALDLNDLRLNWYNELTGYPYDPEVIEIKNKITSLTSAGKKQWDAMIKDSGRSRLWNDLSYGSSADITESYDRLQSMALAYNLDGSDLYRNEQLKSDILSALEWMYMNQYNESTNDSGQNWWDYKIGAPLRLNNVIVLMYDNMPPDLRNKYLLPVFHFCPDVGHYTGANLAWIATVIAVRGIISGNETDVIYARNSLNPLFDYVTQGDGFYEDGSFIQHERHPYTGGYGTSLLATLTDLMILYHGSSIDFSEENRNVVSEWIWRAFEPLVFRGGMMSMVRGREIARSATTDHKRGRSLVQILMRLRYLLPEESSLRIASLVKDWLISDKTFSDYYAYMNSIRAIKETKALIENTDIPVREVYEVYRQFPCMDRAVQHRPTYAVGISMYSSRIYNYENTNRENIRGWHNADGAVYLYTPDQNHYEGNFWATVNPYRISGTTVAENSTAKAKTLSEKSWVGGVGISGKYGCSGMFYESKDPVVSAKKSWFMFDDELVALGAGITNKSQVNVCTYIDQRKLVSDNRNVFTVDGVKQNALFGSDTAPLNLTGVTWAHLSGKYSGMEVGYYFPESVDLKAIRQQQTGSWRDINEGGSTAVQKDYYLTLWKEHGNCSDDTDSDENRYSYVLIPSCTTSQLKNYCSDPDIKILSNTSSVQAVMEKTLGIVGANFWNNSTSQYVAVDGVPFLYCDKKASVMVREGKNEIEVSVSDPTMLNTDEIMIRLVSLAAGSIIRKDERVTVLSYEPLVLSFNVKDLSGRGLNAVFQKKELSSVERIQTDTVSFDLKYVSEKGDINLSVYSPKEQKALFRVTDMNGRLFVERELSLVSGMENYYLPSKFFSSGCYLLSLILSDRVISKKFIR from the coding sequence ATGAGTATGAATACCATGATAAAAAAAGGTTTTTGTTTAGTATTTGCGTTCTGTTTACCGTTGCCTATATTGGCTTTGGATTTAAACGATTTACGTCTTAATTGGTATAATGAGTTGACCGGGTATCCCTATGATCCGGAAGTAATAGAAATTAAAAATAAAATTACCAGTTTGACTTCGGCCGGAAAAAAGCAGTGGGATGCGATGATTAAAGATTCCGGCAGATCTCGGTTATGGAACGATCTTTCATATGGCAGTTCTGCCGATATAACTGAATCGTATGATCGGTTGCAGAGCATGGCTCTGGCTTATAATTTGGACGGATCGGACTTGTATCGGAATGAGCAATTGAAATCGGACATTCTTTCGGCTTTGGAATGGATGTATATGAATCAGTATAACGAAAGTACCAATGATTCGGGACAAAATTGGTGGGATTATAAAATCGGAGCTCCTCTCAGGTTGAATAATGTCATTGTTTTGATGTATGATAATATGCCTCCCGATTTACGGAACAAGTATTTGCTTCCGGTATTTCATTTTTGTCCGGATGTAGGACATTACACAGGTGCTAATCTGGCGTGGATAGCGACGGTTATTGCTGTACGGGGCATTATTTCTGGTAATGAAACGGATGTTATTTATGCTCGTAATAGTCTGAATCCTTTGTTTGATTATGTAACTCAAGGTGACGGGTTTTATGAAGACGGTTCGTTTATACAGCACGAACGTCATCCGTACACAGGTGGTTACGGAACATCGTTGTTAGCTACTTTAACCGACTTGATGATATTATATCATGGTTCTTCTATCGATTTTTCTGAAGAGAATAGAAATGTGGTTTCCGAATGGATATGGAGAGCTTTTGAGCCTCTTGTATTTCGGGGAGGCATGATGTCTATGGTAAGAGGGCGGGAGATTGCCCGATCTGCTACTACAGACCATAAAAGGGGACGTTCATTGGTACAGATTCTGATGCGGTTGCGGTATTTACTTCCTGAAGAGAGTTCTTTGAGGATTGCTTCTTTGGTAAAAGACTGGTTGATTTCTGATAAAACTTTTTCGGATTATTATGCGTACATGAATTCTATTCGAGCGATTAAAGAAACAAAAGCGTTGATAGAAAATACCGATATTCCTGTACGGGAAGTTTACGAAGTTTATCGTCAATTTCCCTGTATGGACAGAGCAGTGCAGCATCGTCCGACGTATGCGGTAGGAATATCCATGTATTCTTCCCGTATATATAATTATGAGAATACCAATCGTGAGAATATCAGAGGATGGCATAATGCCGATGGTGCAGTTTATCTATATACTCCGGATCAGAACCATTATGAGGGAAATTTTTGGGCAACCGTAAATCCGTATCGTATATCAGGAACGACTGTGGCCGAAAATTCTACGGCAAAGGCTAAAACTTTGTCTGAAAAATCATGGGTAGGAGGAGTCGGTATTTCCGGAAAATATGGTTGTTCCGGCATGTTCTATGAATCGAAAGATCCGGTGGTGAGTGCTAAAAAATCATGGTTTATGTTTGATGATGAGCTGGTCGCATTAGGTGCCGGCATTACAAATAAAAGTCAGGTGAATGTGTGTACTTATATCGATCAGCGAAAATTGGTCTCGGATAACCGGAATGTTTTTACAGTAGACGGTGTAAAGCAAAATGCATTATTCGGATCGGATACAGCTCCGTTGAATTTGACCGGTGTTACTTGGGCGCATTTGTCCGGAAAGTATTCCGGAATGGAAGTCGGTTATTATTTTCCGGAATCTGTGGATTTGAAAGCAATACGGCAACAACAAACAGGATCATGGAGAGATATAAATGAAGGTGGTAGTACGGCGGTACAGAAAGATTATTATTTGACTTTATGGAAAGAGCATGGGAATTGTTCGGATGATACTGATTCGGATGAAAATCGTTATAGTTATGTATTGATCCCGTCGTGTACTACTTCTCAGTTAAAAAATTACTGTTCCGATCCTGATATAAAAATATTGAGCAATACGTCATCCGTACAAGCAGTAATGGAAAAAACATTGGGGATAGTAGGCGCGAATTTTTGGAATAATTCGACTTCTCAATATGTCGCTGTAGATGGTGTCCCTTTTTTATATTGTGATAAAAAGGCGTCGGTTATGGTACGTGAAGGAAAGAACGAGATTGAGGTTTCCGTGTCAGATCCGACAATGTTGAATACCGATGAAATTATGATAAGATTGGTCTCTTTGGCTGCCGGATCGATCATAAGAAAAGATGAGCGGGTAACTGTTCTTTCTTATGAACCTTTGGTTTTGAGTTTTAATGTAAAAGATTTATCGGGGAGAGGGTTGAATGCCGTTTTTCAAAAAAAAGAGCTTTCATCTGTCGAACGGATACAGACCGACACGGTTTCTTTTGACCTGAAGTATGTTTCTGAAAAAGGGGATATAAATCTTTCGGTATATTCTCCTAAAGAACAAAAAGCTCTATTTAGAG